The following are from one region of the Capsicum annuum cultivar UCD-10X-F1 chromosome 1, UCD10Xv1.1, whole genome shotgun sequence genome:
- the LOC124899144 gene encoding uncharacterized protein LOC124899144 — MRHSNAFKGVLFGICRGSISLGGNERLWRKRILDEIVSIPNHEEVCCCCCNFSIHAVEIREQRSCSGYPQTDDAIYINRIRRLARVVREKDRKRIRRLTQVVRERQKISQLKRELKELKRQEAQNSRYRPYNIQILRLPGTYEATGQTSRPATTNHNHVFYDMIIPHTYYGMPPAVADKASFQRVKWPNAPFQPDASSHTRITTPPPPTVHHPYTSTPCHPTSYLLFSDVSTSTTRIL; from the exons ATGCGCCATTCAAACGCGTTTAAGGGAGTTTTGTTTGGCATTTGTAGAGGGAGCATTTCACTGGGAG gtAATGAAAGATTATGGCGTAAAAGAATCTTGGATGAAATAGTTAGTATACCAAATCATGAGGAAG tatgttgttgttgttgcaactTTTCAATTCATGCAGTTGAGATTCGAGAACAAAGAAGTTGCAGTGGATATCCACAAACAGACGATGCAATTTACATTAACAGAATAAGACGGCTGGCACGAGTGGTCAGAGAGAAagatagaaaaagaataagacGGCTAACACAAGTGGTCAGAGAGAGGCAAAAAATATCCCAGCTTAAACGCGAACTGAAGGAACTGAAGAGACAAGAAGCACAAAATAGCCG ATATAGgccatacaacattcaaattcTGCGGCTTCCAGGGACATATGAAGCTACAGGACAGACCTCGAGGCCAGCAACAACCAACCACAATCATGTTTTCTACGATATGATTATCCCTCATACTTATTATGGAATGCCTCCAGCAGTGGCCGACAAGGCCTCTTTCCAACGAGTCAAGTGGCCGAACGCCCCTTTCCAACCAGATGCTTCCAGCCATACCAGAATAACAACCCCACCACCACCAACTGTACACCATCCATATACATCCACCCCCTGCCACCCCACAAGCTACCTACTATTTTCCGATGTCTCCACCTCCACCACAAGGATTCTATAG